A region of Phosphitispora fastidiosa DNA encodes the following proteins:
- a CDS encoding ATP-binding protein produces the protein MVRAVDIVADINEPYSSSLAYLLDEMRRLDLLIYSEVVRQQRCQADNPLDQFKGLVLTREEIEGLLAGSTAPHSEDQRPGDDDNKAGFLRGALRNLELQVRKRRSATIAQGGYLSLHHLSRLFHLSSFEEFCLLICLAPEIDSKYEKLYAYLQDDINRKKPCVGMAINLFCHTAAEKAEARSVFGHEAPLVKYGLLQIGDKVPDNMRPLLSRFLKLDDRITGFLLESGEPDARLNSIIRLSFPEGPAEVHIEQEVIDRLQGCVAYQLNNNGSQGRNVILNFSGRYGAGKQTLAETVCYHAGLPILIADAGEMLDSSQPFREIMWVLGREALLQQAGLCLENFDRLVDETDENKTNIKLVLDVCRVFTRLTFLLSSRPWSPQGMSGTGFFAALELPLPDEKTRQRVWEKISGGGYLEGSIDFGELAGKFRFTPGQIRDAYFMAKDLAGWRSEGQGAINWDDLNCACRSQSNQKLSRLAQKVVPRYSWEELILPDDQMQQLSEICRQVKYRHIVFGDWGFNRKLSSGKGLSALFCGPPGTGKTMAAEVIAGELGLELYKIDLSQIISKYIGETEKNLQNIFREAYTSNAILFFDEADALFGKRSEVKDAHDRYANIETAYLLQKMEEYDGVTILASNLRKNMDQAFVRRLQFIIEFPFPNDEYRERIWQVMFPPEAPRSGDLDLGFLARKYNITGGNIKNIVLTAAFMAAEASPEIEMKHLIRATKRELQKMGKICMPEDFGQYFACLD, from the coding sequence TTGGTTAGGGCTGTGGACATAGTTGCAGATATAAATGAGCCATATTCTTCCAGCTTGGCTTATCTCCTTGATGAGATGAGAAGATTGGATTTGCTGATATATTCTGAAGTGGTCAGGCAGCAGCGCTGCCAGGCTGATAATCCTCTGGACCAGTTCAAGGGGCTTGTTTTGACCCGGGAAGAGATTGAGGGATTGTTAGCTGGTTCTACTGCTCCGCATTCGGAAGATCAGAGGCCCGGCGATGATGACAACAAGGCGGGATTTTTAAGAGGAGCCTTAAGAAATCTGGAGCTGCAAGTTCGGAAGCGCCGCTCAGCCACTATTGCTCAGGGAGGGTATCTGTCACTGCATCATCTGTCGAGGCTGTTTCACCTGTCCTCATTTGAAGAATTCTGCCTGCTGATCTGTTTGGCTCCTGAAATTGATTCCAAGTACGAAAAACTTTATGCCTACCTGCAGGATGACATAAACCGCAAAAAGCCCTGTGTAGGCATGGCTATTAACCTCTTTTGCCATACGGCAGCAGAAAAGGCAGAGGCCCGGTCTGTCTTTGGCCATGAGGCGCCCTTGGTAAAATACGGGCTGCTCCAAATCGGTGATAAGGTTCCTGACAATATGCGTCCGCTGCTATCACGATTCCTTAAGCTGGATGACCGGATAACCGGCTTTTTGTTGGAATCCGGAGAACCGGATGCCAGGCTGAACTCAATTATCCGGCTGTCCTTTCCTGAGGGGCCGGCTGAAGTTCACATTGAGCAGGAGGTAATTGACAGGCTGCAGGGTTGTGTGGCCTATCAATTAAATAATAACGGCTCCCAGGGCCGGAATGTTATTCTTAATTTTTCGGGGCGTTACGGCGCAGGAAAGCAGACCCTGGCAGAAACTGTCTGTTATCACGCAGGATTGCCAATCCTCATTGCAGATGCAGGGGAAATGCTGGACAGCAGCCAGCCATTTAGAGAGATAATGTGGGTTTTGGGCCGGGAAGCGCTGCTGCAGCAGGCAGGGCTGTGTCTGGAGAATTTCGACAGGCTGGTTGATGAGACTGACGAAAATAAGACCAATATAAAGCTGGTTCTTGATGTCTGCCGGGTGTTTACGAGGCTTACCTTCTTACTTAGCAGCCGGCCCTGGTCACCTCAGGGCATGTCAGGAACAGGTTTTTTTGCAGCCCTGGAACTTCCCCTTCCTGACGAAAAGACCAGACAGAGAGTGTGGGAAAAAATCAGCGGAGGCGGCTATTTGGAGGGCAGCATAGACTTTGGGGAGTTGGCCGGAAAATTCCGGTTCACTCCGGGGCAGATCAGAGATGCTTATTTTATGGCAAAAGATCTGGCAGGCTGGCGCTCCGAAGGTCAGGGCGCAATAAACTGGGATGACCTTAACTGTGCCTGCCGCAGCCAGTCAAATCAGAAGTTAAGCCGGTTGGCGCAAAAGGTTGTTCCCAGGTATTCCTGGGAAGAACTTATCCTGCCGGATGATCAGATGCAGCAGCTCAGTGAAATATGCCGGCAGGTAAAATACCGGCACATTGTATTCGGAGACTGGGGGTTTAACCGTAAACTATCATCGGGGAAGGGTCTCAGCGCCTTGTTCTGCGGTCCTCCGGGAACAGGCAAGACAATGGCTGCTGAGGTTATAGCGGGTGAGCTGGGGCTTGAATTGTATAAAATTGATTTATCACAGATAATCAGCAAATATATAGGAGAAACGGAAAAAAACCTGCAGAATATTTTCCGTGAAGCGTATACCAGTAATGCCATCCTATTTTTTGACGAGGCAGATGCCTTGTTTGGAAAAAGGTCTGAAGTCAAAGATGCCCATGACCGGTATGCTAATATAGAAACAGCTTACCTTCTGCAGAAAATGGAGGAATATGACGGAGTTACCATACTGGCTTCCAACCTGCGTAAAAATATGGATCAGGCATTTGTCAGGAGACTGCAGTTTATTATTGAGTTTCCCTTTCCCAACGACGAGTACCGGGAAAGAATCTGGCAGGTTATGTTTCCCCCGGAAGCGCCGCGAAGCGGTGACCTGGACCTGGGGTTTCTGGCCCGGAAGTACAATATTACTGGCGGTAATATCAAAAACATTGTTCTGACTGCTGCCTTTATGGCGGCGGAAGCTTCACCTGAGATAGAGATGAAACACCTTATCCGGGCTACCAAACGTGAACTCCAAAAGATGGGGAAAATTTGCATGCCGGAGGACTTTGGGCAATACTTTGCATGCCTTGACTAG
- a CDS encoding iron-sulfur cluster assembly scaffold protein, with the protein MFSETVMDHFQNPRNVGRIETHDGEGIMGSGECGDYLVITIKVCTQEVITDIKFQVKGCVAAVAASSMTTELAKGKHVYDALNISEIDIVDALGGLPDEKIHCSVLGAGALKKAIYDYLGKKYIAEN; encoded by the coding sequence TTGTTCTCAGAGACAGTTATGGACCATTTTCAAAACCCCCGCAATGTGGGCAGAATAGAAACTCATGATGGGGAGGGAATCATGGGTTCCGGAGAATGCGGGGATTATCTGGTAATTACCATCAAAGTCTGTACACAAGAAGTTATCACAGATATTAAATTTCAGGTAAAGGGTTGTGTCGCTGCGGTTGCTGCCAGCAGTATGACAACAGAACTGGCGAAAGGGAAACACGTTTATGATGCCTTAAACATAAGTGAAATTGATATTGTTGATGCCCTGGGCGGGCTTCCGGATGAGAAGATACACTGTTCAGTATTGGGGGCCGGGGCATTAAAAAAGGCCATTTATGATTACTTGGGCAAAAAGTATATAGCCGAAAACTAG
- a CDS encoding response regulator transcription factor yields the protein MEKKKIKILVVDDHEIVRLGLTHFMEQYPDLEVVDSVGSMGEALVRTEQHRPDVVIMDISLKKSSGIDACREICNCFPGTKVIMLTSYGDEEMLMESIFAGAKGYVLKDVGSDEIIRAVRAVYRGESLLDSVVTHKLLDQMRRNGQKSHDALEQLTTQEKKVLVLVAEGKTNREIAETIYLSEKTVRNYVSSILAKLNLVNRTEAAAYAAKKNIFKHA from the coding sequence GTGGAAAAGAAAAAGATAAAGATTCTTGTTGTTGATGACCATGAGATAGTTCGGTTGGGGCTGACTCATTTTATGGAGCAATATCCGGACCTGGAGGTTGTGGATAGTGTCGGCAGCATGGGGGAAGCTCTTGTAAGGACTGAACAGCATCGTCCCGATGTGGTAATCATGGATATAAGCCTGAAGAAGAGCAGCGGTATTGACGCCTGCCGGGAAATCTGCAATTGTTTTCCCGGTACAAAAGTCATTATGCTGACATCCTATGGGGATGAAGAGATGTTGATGGAGTCCATTTTCGCAGGCGCCAAAGGCTATGTGCTTAAAGACGTGGGAAGTGATGAGATAATCAGGGCTGTGCGGGCGGTCTACCGGGGTGAATCCCTCCTGGATTCGGTAGTTACCCACAAGCTGTTAGACCAGATGAGACGAAATGGACAAAAGTCCCATGATGCCCTGGAACAGTTGACAACTCAGGAAAAGAAAGTCCTGGTCCTAGTTGCTGAAGGGAAAACCAACAGGGAAATTGCAGAGACAATTTATCTGAGTGAAAAGACCGTTAGAAATTATGTCAGCAGTATCCTGGCTAAGCTTAATCTGGTCAACCGGACAGAAGCCGCAGCATATGCAGCCAAAAAGAACATATTTAAACACGCCTGA
- a CDS encoding 4Fe-4S dicluster domain-containing protein yields MKKKVNRREFLISSCKLLALAAIPVSTLGLMQKSSFANGIAEDIDWPKVWEGKEWGFVVDTHKCIGCGMCVKACKQENHVPLDDEVYRTWVERYVETHEGVRIDSPDGGRKFLPNAVISEKQFFVPKLCNQCKKPPCVQVCPVGATYRTEDGVILVDDKRCVGCRYCIQACPYGARFLHPETHVADKCTWCYHRIMKGLKPACVTVCPAGARKFGNLKEDSEVKQIIETERIRGLKPEKGTKPMVFYIGLDEVVM; encoded by the coding sequence GTGAAAAAAAAGGTAAACCGCCGGGAATTCCTGATTTCGTCATGTAAACTGCTGGCTTTGGCAGCAATCCCGGTAAGCACTCTGGGATTGATGCAGAAGTCTTCCTTTGCCAATGGTATAGCTGAAGATATTGATTGGCCGAAAGTCTGGGAAGGTAAGGAATGGGGGTTTGTTGTTGATACCCACAAGTGTATCGGCTGCGGCATGTGTGTCAAAGCATGTAAGCAGGAGAACCATGTACCCCTGGATGATGAAGTCTACCGCACCTGGGTAGAGCGATACGTTGAAACCCATGAGGGAGTGAGAATTGATTCCCCGGATGGGGGGCGGAAATTTCTGCCTAATGCAGTCATCAGTGAAAAACAATTCTTTGTTCCAAAGCTCTGCAACCAGTGTAAAAAACCACCGTGTGTCCAGGTGTGCCCGGTAGGCGCTACTTACAGGACAGAAGACGGAGTGATTTTGGTTGATGACAAACGCTGTGTAGGCTGCCGCTACTGCATTCAGGCCTGTCCGTACGGAGCGCGTTTCCTGCATCCCGAAACACATGTGGCTGACAAATGTACCTGGTGTTATCACCGCATCATGAAAGGGCTTAAACCGGCATGTGTCACGGTTTGCCCCGCTGGCGCCAGGAAATTCGGGAACCTTAAGGAAGACAGTGAGGTTAAGCAAATAATTGAAACTGAACGGATCAGGGGACTGAAGCCTGAGAAAGGAACCAAACCGATGGTATTCTATATTGGACTTGATGAGGTGGTGATGTAG
- a CDS encoding cytochrome c3 family protein, whose translation MRERRNTYLALAAVLLFMVFLGVALTGEPVKDAGGKDLSARPTNGPEESCTGCHELTPEVLTWQVSSHSKIPCTSCHDIDPSRYNSAHSNEGQAVTEKKNLTVPIKIAEAIPNAVCEQCHTSNREATVSGDLIIPHDRHSAAGVLCVKCHSGVVHAKIADRGLTVNGRLSDLDAWNVDEAKKVSTKYFLQPSMWVCLECHRGANVTRECSACHTSIDTLLSHEAPTWKADHGKTARTGIGDCTKCHVIPGERQFITPSTGDIAADFARAQSFCYNCHLIRPEMHGESMLAIHPARVAERGIQNCLTCHDKAKPKTGKNITATYCNQCHWL comes from the coding sequence ATGCGGGAACGCCGGAATACTTACCTTGCACTAGCCGCGGTCTTGTTATTTATGGTTTTCCTTGGAGTAGCCCTTACCGGAGAACCTGTTAAGGATGCCGGAGGCAAAGACTTATCTGCCCGCCCAACCAACGGACCCGAAGAAAGCTGTACCGGCTGTCACGAATTAACACCAGAGGTGCTGACCTGGCAGGTTTCTTCCCATAGCAAGATACCCTGTACAAGCTGTCATGACATTGACCCCTCCCGCTACAATTCCGCTCACAGCAATGAAGGTCAGGCGGTAACAGAGAAGAAAAACCTGACTGTGCCCATTAAAATTGCTGAAGCCATCCCCAATGCAGTGTGTGAGCAGTGTCATACCTCAAACCGTGAGGCTACGGTATCGGGTGACCTGATTATCCCTCATGACAGGCACTCCGCTGCCGGAGTACTATGCGTTAAGTGCCATAGCGGCGTGGTTCATGCTAAAATTGCCGACCGGGGATTAACCGTAAACGGCAGGCTTAGTGACCTTGATGCCTGGAATGTTGATGAAGCCAAAAAAGTATCCACTAAGTATTTTCTCCAACCAAGCATGTGGGTGTGTCTGGAGTGTCACAGAGGGGCCAATGTTACCCGCGAGTGCAGCGCCTGCCATACGTCCATAGACACCCTTCTGTCACACGAAGCGCCGACCTGGAAAGCTGACCATGGCAAGACCGCCAGGACTGGAATCGGTGATTGCACTAAATGCCACGTTATTCCCGGAGAGCGCCAGTTTATCACACCTTCAACGGGGGATATTGCTGCTGATTTTGCCCGGGCCCAGAGTTTTTGTTACAACTGCCACCTGATCCGGCCTGAAATGCATGGAGAATCAATGCTTGCCATTCACCCTGCCAGAGTGGCCGAAAGAGGAATTCAAAACTGTCTGACCTGCCATGACAAAGCCAAACCTAAGACAGGGAAGAACATTACCGCCACCTACTGCAACCAATGCCACTGGTTGTAA
- a CDS encoding sensor histidine kinase, with protein sequence MNEILGLNVLAMYFVYGLSFFTMGIAIALQYRSYSSFRMANSLSLLAAFALLHGFSEWGSLFMPVRVPDFGEFPIWKLIAIQRLLQSVSYFFLFCFGVKLISDTRRQNFFMALILPTVAFLIWFSQFARFIPLVGTEGLIEWLLVSESWSRYLLAFPASLFTAYGLYLQIPEVSRIIDRAILRNLWMATVAFVMYAIFGGLVVSHDVVGGLGKLINAQNFFRISGLPIELFRTGTALLATWSITRMLAIFDLEKQRQVLESRRLEVVYRERERFARDLHDDVIQSIYAVGLDLQTTNHLMGNDNERAAGQINSSIERLNKVIHTLRAYIRGLETKGREQDLKASLVNMINQFREETGLAVEFSFPLSSGAYIEPAVDTEDWQQQLRQIIREGLHNVVQHAEATKAEVNIGVSAKSLVITLKDNGKGMSGKEISLVEQSDSHLGIRNMRSRSRLLGGVLKIFSQPGKGTRLVISIPLNRK encoded by the coding sequence ATGAACGAAATTTTGGGACTTAACGTTTTAGCAATGTATTTCGTCTATGGACTTTCCTTCTTTACAATGGGAATTGCCATTGCTTTGCAATACCGCAGTTACAGCAGTTTCCGGATGGCTAACAGCCTTAGCCTGCTGGCAGCCTTTGCCTTGCTGCACGGCTTCAGTGAATGGGGAAGTTTGTTTATGCCGGTGCGGGTTCCGGATTTCGGTGAGTTTCCGATTTGGAAGCTTATTGCTATCCAAAGGCTGCTGCAGTCCGTTTCTTATTTTTTCCTATTCTGTTTCGGTGTCAAGCTTATTTCTGATACCAGGCGGCAGAATTTCTTTATGGCGCTCATCCTGCCCACTGTTGCTTTTCTTATCTGGTTCAGTCAATTTGCCCGTTTTATTCCCCTGGTTGGCACTGAGGGGCTTATAGAATGGCTGTTGGTTAGTGAAAGCTGGTCCAGATACCTGCTTGCTTTTCCAGCCAGTTTGTTTACCGCTTATGGACTTTATTTACAGATACCTGAGGTAAGCAGGATTATTGACCGTGCAATTCTTCGCAATCTGTGGATGGCAACAGTTGCTTTCGTTATGTATGCCATTTTTGGCGGTCTCGTAGTGTCTCATGATGTGGTTGGAGGTTTGGGCAAACTGATTAATGCCCAAAACTTTTTCCGCATATCCGGTTTGCCCATTGAGTTATTCCGCACAGGAACAGCTCTCTTGGCTACCTGGTCCATTACCAGGATGCTGGCCATCTTTGATTTGGAGAAACAGCGCCAGGTCCTGGAAAGCAGACGGCTGGAGGTGGTGTACCGCGAAAGGGAGCGCTTTGCCCGTGACCTTCATGATGATGTTATCCAGTCTATTTATGCCGTGGGTCTGGATCTGCAGACGACAAACCATTTAATGGGAAATGACAATGAACGTGCTGCCGGGCAGATTAATTCTTCAATAGAAAGACTTAATAAGGTGATTCATACCCTTAGGGCGTACATCCGCGGTCTGGAAACAAAAGGCCGGGAACAGGACCTGAAGGCTTCTCTTGTCAATATGATTAACCAATTCCGGGAAGAAACAGGACTGGCAGTTGAATTCAGTTTTCCCCTGTCAAGCGGTGCATATATCGAACCTGCTGTGGACACAGAAGATTGGCAGCAGCAGCTGCGCCAGATTATCCGGGAGGGCTTGCACAATGTTGTTCAGCATGCAGAGGCAACAAAGGCAGAAGTAAATATCGGTGTGTCCGCTAAGTCCCTGGTAATTACGCTGAAAGACAATGGTAAGGGTATGTCTGGGAAAGAAATTTCATTGGTTGAACAGAGCGATTCACACCTGGGAATCCGTAATATGCGTTCCCGGTCCAGGCTCCTCGGAGGTGTATTGAAAATTTTTTCCCAGCCCGGTAAAGGAACCAGGTTAGTTATTAGTATACCCTTGAACAGGAAGTAA
- a CDS encoding LysM peptidoglycan-binding domain-containing protein, whose amino-acid sequence MTDKIESNQVPSCPGGTLYTIIPGDSYFGLATRFNVTVDALIAANPGADPQNLQIGQQICIPGVPAGTPCPGGFLYVIKPGDTYYSIARRFGTVVPALIAANPGVDPDSLVIGQSICIPAAQPVPCPGGRFYTIVSGDTLFSIARRFNTTVNALITANQGIDPNNLSIGQVICIPV is encoded by the coding sequence ATGACAGATAAAATAGAATCCAATCAGGTTCCGTCTTGTCCCGGAGGGACTTTGTATACTATCATCCCTGGAGATTCATATTTTGGTCTGGCAACAAGGTTTAATGTTACCGTAGATGCATTAATTGCTGCCAACCCCGGTGCAGATCCACAGAACTTGCAAATAGGACAACAAATTTGTATCCCTGGCGTTCCCGCAGGCACACCATGTCCCGGCGGTTTTCTTTACGTAATTAAACCGGGAGACACTTATTACTCGATTGCCCGTCGCTTTGGTACTGTTGTCCCCGCCTTAATTGCCGCTAATCCAGGGGTCGATCCTGACAGTTTGGTGATAGGTCAATCGATTTGTATTCCTGCTGCCCAGCCTGTTCCATGTCCTGGTGGAAGATTTTATACCATTGTCTCAGGAGATACCTTGTTCAGCATTGCCCGTCGTTTTAACACTACTGTTAATGCTTTAATTACTGCCAATCAGGGAATAGACCCAAATAATCTAAGCATAGGCCAGGTGATATGTATTCCGGTGTAA
- a CDS encoding cytochrome c3 family protein, with protein sequence MAKEREGGFRFTQSALFRIGLLLGLVLVVFAFVRTTAVPASFGEYGRYRGDNIAENINKEVGFTKDNSVCGKCHQNEFQTLAGNEHQGLNCESCHGPGTRHTQQPAEVSLKITETAELCSSCHAKIAARSEDKIATVIPFMHSGGGDCAMCHNPHKPWGKIGGTAQ encoded by the coding sequence GTGGCGAAAGAAAGAGAAGGCGGATTCAGGTTTACACAGAGCGCCCTATTCAGGATAGGATTGCTATTGGGTTTGGTGCTGGTGGTCTTCGCCTTCGTCAGGACAACTGCGGTGCCGGCTTCTTTTGGAGAGTACGGTCGCTACAGGGGTGACAACATTGCAGAAAACATTAATAAGGAAGTGGGTTTTACAAAAGACAATTCAGTCTGTGGGAAGTGTCATCAGAATGAGTTTCAGACATTAGCCGGGAATGAGCATCAAGGGCTTAACTGTGAGTCCTGTCACGGTCCCGGTACCAGGCATACCCAACAGCCTGCCGAGGTATCCTTGAAAATCACAGAGACTGCAGAATTATGCAGCTCATGTCACGCCAAAATTGCCGCAAGGTCAGAAGACAAAATAGCCACAGTGATACCTTTTATGCACAGCGGAGGGGGAGACTGCGCCATGTGCCATAATCCTCACAAGCCGTGGGGTAAGATAGGAGGGACAGCACAGTGA
- a CDS encoding DUF4255 domain-containing protein, which produces MGDYTVIADVGETLIKLLRDNMSDLVNPDSIDLLSPADVEGHSIRLTLFLYSVSENAYLKNREVLQEHLSGLRQPPLTVDLYYILTTYAANQIPDLTERTLEEHRILGRAMRVLYDNPILRGSVLQGNLTGVDEEFRITLNSLSMEELNKIWTSFPTSHYHPSVGYLVTPVAIDSARTVETQRVVVQKTEYYKTETRK; this is translated from the coding sequence ATGGGTGATTATACTGTTATTGCAGATGTAGGGGAGACTTTGATTAAGCTGTTGAGAGATAATATGAGCGATTTGGTGAATCCCGATTCCATTGACCTTTTATCTCCTGCCGATGTGGAAGGGCACAGTATCCGGTTAACCCTGTTCCTGTACAGCGTTTCCGAAAACGCCTATTTAAAAAACAGGGAGGTTTTACAGGAACATTTATCAGGACTGCGCCAGCCGCCGCTTACTGTGGATCTGTACTATATTCTGACGACCTATGCTGCCAACCAGATTCCTGACCTTACAGAACGGACTCTGGAAGAACACCGGATATTAGGTAGAGCGATGCGTGTCCTTTATGATAACCCTATTCTCCGGGGGTCGGTCCTGCAGGGGAATTTAACAGGAGTAGATGAGGAATTCCGGATAACCCTGAATTCCCTCTCAATGGAAGAACTCAACAAGATCTGGACCTCTTTTCCTACCAGTCATTACCACCCGTCAGTAGGTTACCTGGTTACACCGGTGGCCATTGATTCGGCACGGACTGTGGAAACACAGCGGGTAGTGGTGCAAAAAACAGAGTACTACAAGACAGAAACGAGGAAATGA
- the nrfD gene encoding NrfD/PsrC family molybdoenzyme membrane anchor subunit has protein sequence MEGFIYPNEIEINWGLFIVLYPYLTGLVAGAFIVSSLYHVFGVEKLKPVSRLALISALAVLLVAPLALISHLGKPLRALNLMWTPNPTSAMAGFGYIYGFYLIIVLLEIWFMYRKDLVEWAAEKKGLMGRVYSLLTLGAKDTSERALHTDHKVVTFLAILGIPSAAFLHGYVGFIFGAIKANPWWSTPLMPVIFLLSAIVSGIALLIVVYAAACRIRKKKIDFDCLMTMNKYLWVFLISAFVLEILEVIHLAYEAEEEWPAVRGLITSVIPFGYFVIQLGQMVAAFFLLLIARFESVPGKVRQFLTIASGFMILISVLAMRFNVVVGGQLVSKSLSGYSEFQWPLWHEGVIPTIGFLILPFVFLLALVKLLPPWMAGEEAVLQPVSPEEMDSPAVEGVWGWLVSGVRRSLSRLDVRGLWREE, from the coding sequence GTGGAAGGCTTCATATATCCCAACGAGATTGAGATAAACTGGGGTTTATTTATCGTCCTGTACCCATACCTTACCGGCCTGGTGGCGGGAGCGTTTATAGTCTCATCACTCTATCATGTTTTCGGGGTAGAGAAATTAAAACCGGTGTCCAGGCTGGCATTGATATCCGCTCTGGCAGTACTGCTGGTTGCTCCACTGGCTTTGATATCACATCTTGGCAAGCCATTGCGCGCTCTTAATCTGATGTGGACTCCTAATCCAACCTCGGCAATGGCCGGGTTTGGCTACATCTACGGTTTTTACCTGATTATCGTGTTACTTGAAATTTGGTTTATGTACCGTAAAGACCTGGTAGAATGGGCGGCAGAAAAAAAGGGCCTGATGGGCAGGGTCTATAGTTTACTGACCCTGGGCGCCAAGGACACCTCAGAACGGGCCCTGCATACAGATCACAAGGTAGTAACATTTCTGGCCATTCTGGGTATCCCTTCAGCGGCCTTCCTGCATGGTTATGTCGGATTTATATTCGGGGCCATCAAGGCCAATCCGTGGTGGTCTACTCCGCTGATGCCGGTAATCTTCCTGTTGTCAGCCATTGTTTCCGGGATTGCCCTGTTGATAGTGGTTTATGCAGCGGCATGCCGGATAAGAAAAAAGAAAATTGATTTTGACTGTTTGATGACAATGAACAAGTACCTGTGGGTATTCCTCATCTCTGCTTTTGTTCTCGAGATTCTGGAAGTCATCCACCTGGCTTATGAAGCGGAGGAAGAATGGCCTGCCGTCAGGGGCTTGATTACTTCAGTAATCCCCTTCGGGTATTTTGTAATCCAATTGGGTCAAATGGTCGCGGCCTTCTTCCTGCTGCTGATAGCCAGGTTTGAGAGTGTCCCCGGAAAAGTTCGCCAGTTCCTGACTATTGCTTCCGGATTCATGATTCTGATCAGTGTGCTGGCAATGAGGTTTAACGTGGTTGTTGGTGGACAGCTTGTTTCCAAGAGCCTGTCCGGATACTCCGAGTTCCAATGGCCGCTCTGGCATGAGGGGGTGATTCCCACTATTGGTTTCCTGATCCTTCCCTTTGTATTTCTCCTGGCGCTGGTCAAGCTGCTGCCGCCATGGATGGCCGGCGAGGAAGCTGTTTTACAGCCGGTATCTCCTGAAGAAATGGATTCACCCGCAGTGGAGGGAGTATGGGGATGGCTTGTATCAGGAGTTCGCCGTAGTCTGTCAAGATTAGATGTCAGGGGTCTTTGGAGAGAGGAATAA